ctaaactacaaaggctactgtgagaaatatatgggtttttccccaaagatggcggccaagggacataacttttgtaaagtgtggattggtctttgaacaatgtgcagatttcaactcgaatttcctccgttcgtacacgttgtctatggagctcgctacgcgagcggcgcttcgcgccgcctcgctgcgctcgctattaataGAAATTGGGGTATcatcatttcaaaattaaaacaggcacgtagcatcgttgtCGAATttggaggtgggggggggggggtcagactcatcaaaataaaaattgacaagcaagaaagaaaaaggaaatttacaacttttcaaaaatcgtgaaaatcctaatccggggggggggggcgtactGCATCTGTATAGGCCCTATATAACTTCtaaatttccaattttactCTTAATTTACTTCCTCTTCCATGCTCatcaaaaaaatatgcattatatAGTCaatttgctgcgagaaaaggaagggggggggggggcaatgcCCCAATACTACGTGCCAGGAAAAGGTGACATCACTTAGCTATTTCAAAAAGCTAATTTTTATTATGTACACTGTCAGTTTGTCTTTAtccaaacaataaaatgctttctttagtgattcatgctggatatgaaggtggcgacatcgCAGAttctttttctgcaatgataaCCTTCTtaaccttcataacccgcatgaatcctTCAAAAagagcatttcattgttttatatttacatatttctttctttctcctattttaacataataaattgattgtaaaaagtaagtcaGTTTAATGAACTTAATTACTGTTATTTAAATGTACAGCATgctacgttagctaaaagaaacaaccAAATTATCTCCTATGGGAAtatgagtctgacatcatcatgattatttcgcaCAGTCCTTGATTTTCcttagaacaattttaacatgagcttggactttgggtggATAGTTGTGTCAAACGGCTAAAATCATTACGATCTTGAGTCCAACGCGCTACTGTTTCGCCACAGCAACAGCATCCGAAGATGTAACTGTAACGTTGATACAACCAATTGACATCAAACGATTAAAGATAAGAAACTTTCCAAAAAAAGTCTCATTATTGTTgggaattttaatgtttaagtttccaataaacttttgaacaaattaatttgTACATGAGAATCATGAAAACGCTTTTTTAAGTGACGCTTTTTAAAGAACGTacaagaataaaaattaaattataataaatgaattatttcgTCTGCTCAACAAGTCTTTTTCGGTAAGGTCAATCCTGTATTGGAAAGAACATAAacatttgttggttttttgtgATTGTACAGCAacttgttgatttaaaaaatgaatcaaatcaattgattaatttgaaagaaCAAACGTTTGCTTTTCCGAGAATTATTTTTAGGGCGAGACAActcaaatgtttacatcattaacgttatatatactacaTTCAGCATAATAATAagagtgttgtgttgtgcatatagaaccattttaacaaaagcttGAACTTttggtagatacatgtatgtcaaacagcaatgtaggcctgtctatttcattgcttgcCACTcagctctttgaaatcaacaagatttgtctggcttttgagctaagactacgcaattggagcatatttcgcttgaaaccgcttcatttttaactttcttgacgcaagaaataaatAGCTACGtcttactgaaagtccaaggtcttgttaaaatggttctagatagctacgtccaaccgaaagtccaaggtcttgttaaaatggttctacatgtatatactatgtCTAAaaagtagtcagggtttgaataactttgatacatagtgcactatCCAAactttgatacatagtgcactatccacactttacaaaagttttataaagtCCCTTGGCCGCCATATTTGGAGAAAAACCTTTCGGTTTCTCACATTATttagcctttgtagtttaggTCTGTAACTTTGTCATTTGACAATGAAATTCCGTTTTTGGTGTGTATTTTGGTTGCAACAGGACAGGGCAGCCCACACATCATCTTCGCTAGGGTTTTcagtccactttgctccccataaaccgtTTATgaggagcaaagtggaccgaaaacctttggctagcgaagatgcccACACATCGAAAGAATATATTAAACTCAGAGATTTTATCacaggacgcccaaatatttggttggGGCCAAGCATACAGAGGGAAAAAGTTTGGTGTGGATCGAAATAATGTCCTGGCGtcatcaggcacgtagcatcgggggggggggggggggctttttttgcgcagcaaagatttttcttaaatttacatacaaaaaattgaattaagatggagttgccccccccccccccccaacttttatgggaccatgtaaaaattataattgaaaataaggaaatcgtgaaattgaagttaaaagtaAACTACTCCCCCCACAGTTTAGGATTTTCAGGAATTTGGAAAGTAACCTTTggcccccccttttttttgcttgtcaagattttttggatgagtctgccccccccccctttcaaaaaacgatgctacgtgcctggtcaTGGGTTTCCGATATCCGATAGTCTGTACACTAAACGTACCTCTAATAAATGACGTTCGCATTTATTTCTATGATAACTGCAGAgtgatttataatattattcaaaattattttttggctATATTTATAATGACCTATAGTTGCTTTGCAATGACACTTACCATGTTCTCTTGATATAACGCGGTATTGGAGTTAATCTATGAACGTTGCATGTACTTCATCATTTTATTTActgtgtttttataataaactATAATGACCTATAGTTGCTTTGCAATGACATTTACCATGTTCTCTTGATATAACGCGGTATTGGAGTTAATCTATGAACGTTGCATGTACTTCATCATTTTATTTActgtgtttttataataaactACTCATAAGAACGTTTTCTTTcgcaaacaaaaacaatttacaaGAACGCGGACCTGCAGggtttgtttttgttgatttttaccatgtttacatgtatctgGACAATGTATGCATTTACTTCGGTTGGGTTATTGTTCAACACAGGGATTTGAAATATCTGATGTTCagtgtgtaatgccacaaaagtCTTAATCCTCTTTCAGAAATCCTTAATCTTTCCCATTAATTTGACTGTGTTTTTGTGTATTAgtaatcaggcttggggtaatgctaaatgtaatggtaatgcattgcaatgcattacatgttttcaaaataatgctagtaatgtctaatgccacaaaattagcattacaagtaatggtaatgtaattcattactttccaaaatttagtgtaatgctggcattacatggcattactttgcattactatgcttatttaggcatgttcactttaaaaaatgtgattaataaatgaatagctgaacttgaatttgattaactgtattataaagaagaaagaaataattcttgaaataaaaatgttttagttgtattaaaaaagatttataaaatttcatttttaagttgTTCATATTACTAGATATAACAACAcagtttcataacatttttatgagtgttgtttttaagagttttaaatcatttaaacaatttactccaattagtttgcacttcaataaagaTGTGCCAACACACTAAGTattaaaacaatctattgttataagaagtggtAAACatcccaatccccttccctatgccatgtcccaatagaataggGGACAGATATGCACCTTTAAGGgaaaaatgaatgcactgtccatccatgatgaaaatcaaaatcacttccaatattataacccatttaaaaataatttaactctctctctctctctctctctctctctctctctctctctctctctctctctctctctctgtctctctgttgtacatgtatatcaaaaacattggtttggactgatagaaaatacaagattcatgtattttttctattttttcacttaatatatcctaagataaagattgtcAAACAATCTTTCAGTCCCAGCTTCCACTGCACCTGAAGAACGTatatttagtatagctgggaagattttcaaactaataggatgcagttaaaagatgaaacctttgaaactttgatcataaagtgtaacagcaatcttttgtcttaaagtgtcctcagcataaagaaatccgattaaaatttattaagaaatataactggggaAAAACCCTCTGtctataaattaatacaattaagtgtccaaaattataaagatttgtgttatctagggaaatatctctatttagctttttaataaccgcaacattattccataaattgtttttctgTTATTATGTAGAATTCTGTGTCTCTATATCAtatctgacattgtatcatgccaaatgtctatacatatctttttacttatgtaatatgttgttcataatgccacaagattattatatattgagcaaataaagaatgactcttgtatatatagtcattgaatttgaacctgatactgaacatgaacctgtagatatgttaaagagtgttttatatttgaaacatttgcaaaaactctttattagctttacttttttaaaacaaagtaatggtaatggtaatgcattactttactcatgtaatggtaatgtaatgcattacttcaagaaaatcaactAATAgtaagtaaatttttttctatcttAACTCATTTATAGATAATATGTAATCATTATCTCATGATTTAATTTTAACGTGCCTATTCTTCACAGATATAGAGATGGGAATGAGGACAATCTTGATTCTTCTGTCTCTTGTTTCAGCATGTAAGTACATTGTACTACAGTACAGTAGATCtataaatttatcattgacTTTGTGTTTGTGGTTGACCTTGATACCTAAATAATACAGTGGGACGGTGAAAGTTTAATTTTAGGGACTAAAAAAATAACTCAACATCTCTCGTTGATACGAGAACAAACGTTAGTCATTTTAAATCCTATTGGATCACATACTTATGCTAGTAATCATATTTTAAGTgaaatgaattctaaattttgttttaagcacgttctttgttttcataaatattcgATGAATACcatttttcgtggatttcgttgttgagTAGTTCTATGAATGAATCAAATGTTCATTGATACCAACTGATGAGTTTATAAACTTGATTTTTAGGCCTGGCTTGCAAATCGAGTCTTTATGGCGAATGGACTGACGACAAAACCCAGCAGACCGTGACCTTTAGCTCCTCGGGGGTGACTGGATGGGACGTGAGAGTGTTCAGCTACACCGTGAACACGTGGAAGTGTGCTGAGGAGTCCACTGACCAAATCCTAATAAGGTACGATATGTTACTCAGATACAGACGAacaaacgagagagagagagagagagagagagagagagagagagagagagagagagagagagagagagagagagagattcattcTTATTTGTGCTTTCAGCTCATCCCCGGTCGACATCTACAGCCTGTATTTTGTTCTCCACCGATGCATCACGGTGACGAAAGAAACCGACTGTAAATATCAAATCACATTCAACAACCGTAAGTATAAGTATTCCGCATTCTCTTGAATCTCTGTCAATTCGATTATGTACATGGATTTACTGCAAactgacattaaaaaaataaaaggtttttccttttttctgttGAGTTTATTAAATATGACTTTTCGAAATTTAATATGCGAAatgtgtattattatttttttaccatcgacacatacttttttttaccatcGACACAAACTCCTCTTTCCACAGCGGTTGAACCTAATGCAGGGTACGAGAGGGTCACTGTATTGATGAAGAATGATGACGCAACCTTATCTATGTGTTCTTCTGACGGAGAAACCCGAACAATCACGAAGAATGGTGAGTCGGCGACTTCCTTAATGCCCTTTTTTCCGGGCTTGTCAAAGTTTGTCAATTATTTGTCAAATGTACGTTTGACTTTTACAGGTTGCGTCTAGTCAAGTAAATCTTCGAGGCACTCTCAATCAACTGACAACGGACTTTGTCATCTGTTCTTGTAACATTTCTTCTAACTAttaaaatttcacaaatatGTTGAAGttattcatattttgtaaaaacataaacaaaggGATACCAATAGAGTAAAAAATACCAGTGGTACTGTACAATAAGAAGTCGAATGAATAGATTAAATCGTCGGAGTATATGTAATGTTTTGTGTCCTAATGATCCTGtctacgtgatcaaatctattgTTTAAGTGGGCTGGATGTCGTTGCCATTTTTAGGCTAAATTTACCTCCTTTAGACAAAGAGCTTTGTATAGagatataagaaaataataagattttaaagctaaaatattcggattttttttttactaaaaaattgtttatggccaaaaatatcataGTTAAAAGGTTACGGTTGACATCATGCAGGGACACACTGTTGACCACCCATCCTCTTTTAACATTAAACTGAACCGGGATCTTTATTCACGTCTCATTTCTActaacttcttttaaaaaatcgatctagaaataaaacacttatttgttactgacataaaaaaaatcatttcagcGGCATGAAAACCGGCGAAACTTTGTAACAGTATTAACAATATCTGGTCAGACGAGTCGGGGAGAAATGAAGCCcgaaatttatttattgatttgatCTACAATGACTGGTACATTTATTCAAGTTTATCCCTGAAGTGCCGGTTTCGGTAAATACGCCgccatctaaaaaaaaatgaagtcatAACCAGGAT
The nucleotide sequence above comes from Magallana gigas chromosome 2, xbMagGiga1.1, whole genome shotgun sequence. Encoded proteins:
- the LOC105323489 gene encoding uncharacterized protein isoform X2, with the translated sequence MGMRTILILLSLVSACLACKSSLYGEWTDDKTQQTVTFSSSGVTGWDVRVFSYTVNTWKCAEESTDQILISSSPVDIYSLYFVLHRCITVTKETDCKYQITFNNPVEPNAGYERVTVLMKNDDATLSMCSSDGETRTITKNGCV
- the LOC105323489 gene encoding uncharacterized protein isoform X1; this encodes MSAKVQKDIEMGMRTILILLSLVSACLACKSSLYGEWTDDKTQQTVTFSSSGVTGWDVRVFSYTVNTWKCAEESTDQILISSSPVDIYSLYFVLHRCITVTKETDCKYQITFNNPVEPNAGYERVTVLMKNDDATLSMCSSDGETRTITKNGCV